Proteins co-encoded in one Ruegeria pomeroyi DSS-3 genomic window:
- a CDS encoding ATPase, with the protein MNMQPTAVIAPPAPKGIAEMQLPVVMMRDILLKTVFRKNVETAREVAEAICLPLSVTQELIDMARTQKLLEATGTLNANSGTEMGYQLTDAGKSRALDALSQSEYFGAMPVPLEVYREQVKRQSIRNIQVTRDQLVKAMGHLVLPDSLLGHLGPAVSAGRSILMYGPPGNGKSSISNGIRDALGDNVYVPRAIEYSGQVITVFDPIVHTAVEQEPDDPTQLRRRARFDSRYVMCERPTVITGGELSLSMLDLVYNPTARTYQAPLQLKSTGGIFIIDDLGRQAEPPQAIINRWIVPLEEGKDILGLQSGEKFEVPFDTLVIFSTNFHPNEIFDQAALRRIFFKIKIDGPNQENFLKIFAMVARKKGVPLDEKALVHLLKVKYPTIDNIYANYQPVFLIDQMIAICEFEGIPYQMSPDLIDRAWANMFVRDEKIVK; encoded by the coding sequence ATGAATATGCAACCCACCGCCGTGATCGCCCCTCCCGCGCCCAAGGGGATCGCCGAGATGCAGCTGCCCGTCGTCATGATGCGGGACATTCTACTGAAAACCGTGTTTCGCAAGAATGTGGAAACCGCCCGCGAAGTTGCCGAAGCAATCTGCCTGCCCCTGTCGGTGACGCAGGAACTGATCGACATGGCGCGTACCCAGAAACTGCTCGAGGCGACCGGGACACTGAATGCCAACAGCGGCACCGAAATGGGCTATCAGCTGACCGATGCGGGCAAGTCACGCGCGCTCGACGCGCTGAGCCAGTCAGAATATTTCGGCGCCATGCCGGTCCCGCTCGAGGTGTACCGAGAGCAGGTCAAACGCCAGTCGATCCGCAACATCCAGGTCACCCGTGATCAGTTGGTCAAGGCGATGGGCCATCTGGTGCTGCCCGACAGCCTGCTGGGCCATCTCGGCCCCGCCGTCAGCGCCGGCCGCTCGATCCTGATGTATGGCCCGCCCGGCAACGGCAAATCCTCGATCTCGAACGGCATCCGCGACGCGCTGGGTGACAATGTCTATGTGCCCCGCGCCATCGAATATTCCGGTCAGGTGATCACCGTCTTTGATCCGATCGTGCACACCGCAGTCGAACAGGAACCCGACGACCCGACCCAGCTGCGCCGCCGTGCCCGGTTCGACAGCCGCTATGTGATGTGCGAGCGCCCCACCGTGATCACCGGGGGCGAGCTGTCGCTGTCGATGCTCGACCTGGTCTATAACCCCACCGCGCGCACCTATCAGGCGCCCTTGCAGCTGAAATCCACCGGCGGCATCTTCATCATCGACGACCTTGGCCGCCAGGCCGAGCCGCCGCAGGCGATCATCAACCGCTGGATCGTGCCGCTGGAAGAGGGCAAGGACATCCTGGGCCTGCAATCGGGCGAGAAATTCGAGGTCCCCTTTGACACGCTGGTGATCTTCTCGACCAACTTTCACCCCAACGAGATCTTCGACCAGGCGGCGCTGCGCCGGATCTTCTTCAAGATTAAGATCGACGGCCCGAACCAGGAAAACTTCCTGAAGATCTTCGCCATGGTCGCCCGCAAGAAGGGCGTGCCGCTGGACGAAAAGGCGCTGGTGCATCTGCTCAAGGTCAAATACCCGACCATCGACAACATCTATGCCAATTATCAGCCGGTCTTCCTGATCGACCAGATGATCGCCATCTGCGAGTTCGAGGGCATCCCCTATCAGATGAGCCCCGACCTGATCGACCGCGCCTGGGCCAACATGTTCGTCAGGGACGAGAAGATCGTCAAATGA
- a CDS encoding type II secretion system F family protein, with protein sequence MEFLNQINDFLTGHLGEFGPLIAVGVLGLFMVLLAVPLLMSQPEDPLKKLKREMNPNTLAKPKKEQLRQSGRNEQLQRFANFLEPQDADELSAMQLKLRQAGYQSKDAVRFFHFAQMALGLVGLVLGVLYVFVIEADKDLDGQAMLIRVLGPGGAAYFLPRYWITRRVDTRKENITRAFPDALDMLLVCVEAGQSLDQSIVRVSKELRASYPDLADEFEMVAYEMKAGKEKDKVLRDMGTRCGVVDVSSFVTVMIQSSQFGTSIAEALRVYAGEMRDKRVMRAEEAANKLPTKMTLATMMLTVPPLLIILVGPSAKGIMDLGNMSN encoded by the coding sequence ATGGAATTTCTGAACCAGATCAACGACTTTCTGACCGGGCATCTGGGCGAGTTCGGCCCGCTGATCGCGGTCGGCGTGCTGGGCCTGTTCATGGTCCTGCTGGCCGTCCCTCTGCTGATGAGCCAGCCAGAGGACCCGCTGAAAAAGCTCAAGCGGGAAATGAACCCCAATACGCTCGCCAAGCCAAAGAAGGAACAGTTGCGCCAGAGCGGACGCAACGAACAGCTGCAACGCTTTGCGAATTTCCTGGAACCCCAGGATGCCGACGAACTGTCGGCGATGCAGCTCAAACTGCGCCAAGCCGGGTATCAGTCCAAGGATGCGGTGCGCTTCTTCCACTTTGCGCAGATGGCGCTGGGCCTGGTCGGGCTTGTGCTGGGCGTGCTCTATGTCTTCGTCATCGAAGCGGACAAGGATCTGGATGGTCAGGCCATGCTGATCCGGGTGCTGGGCCCGGGGGGCGCGGCCTACTTCCTGCCCCGCTACTGGATCACCCGCAGGGTCGATACCCGCAAGGAAAACATCACCCGTGCCTTTCCCGACGCGCTGGACATGCTGCTGGTCTGCGTCGAGGCGGGCCAGTCGCTGGACCAGTCCATCGTGCGCGTTTCCAAGGAATTGCGCGCCTCTTACCCCGATCTGGCCGATGAATTCGAGATGGTCGCCTATGAGATGAAGGCGGGCAAGGAAAAGGACAAGGTTCTGCGCGACATGGGGACCCGCTGCGGTGTGGTCGATGTATCCTCCTTTGTCACCGTGATGATCCAGTCCTCGCAGTTTGGTACCTCGATCGCCGAGGCCCTGCGTGTCTATGCTGGCGAGATGCGCGACAAGCGCGTGATGCGCGCCGAGGAGGCCGCAAACAAGTTGCCAACCAAGATGACCCTTGCCACAATGATGCTGACGGTTCCGCCGCTGCTGATCATCCTTGTGGGCCCCTCGGCAAAAGGCATCATGGACCTTGGAAACATGAGCAATTGA
- the pdeM gene encoding ligase-associated DNA damage response endonuclease PdeM, which yields MNGYDFTFAGARLTALGSGALWWRERRLLCVSDLHLGKSERIARRGGTPLPPYEVADTLDRLSADLERTAPETVICLGDSFDDAEAARALPEPARLRIATLQAGLRWVWIEGNHDPGPVNIGGTHLRELTLGPLLFRHIAQDGAEGEISGHYHPKAALRLRGRSLSRPAFLLDQDRIVMPAYGTYTGGLRSDAPVLARLMRPGALAIVTGPSPVAVPMPR from the coding sequence ATGAACGGATATGATTTCACCTTTGCCGGGGCGCGGCTGACGGCGCTGGGGTCAGGGGCGCTCTGGTGGCGCGAACGGCGGCTCTTGTGTGTGTCGGACCTGCATCTGGGCAAATCCGAGCGCATCGCCCGGCGTGGCGGCACCCCGCTGCCGCCTTACGAGGTGGCCGACACGCTGGACCGGCTTTCCGCCGATCTGGAGCGCACCGCGCCCGAGACGGTGATCTGTCTGGGCGACAGTTTCGACGATGCCGAGGCCGCACGCGCCCTGCCCGAGCCCGCGCGCCTGCGCATCGCCACGCTTCAGGCCGGGTTGCGCTGGGTCTGGATCGAAGGCAACCACGATCCCGGCCCGGTGAACATTGGCGGCACGCATCTGCGCGAACTGACACTTGGGCCGCTGCTGTTTCGCCATATCGCGCAAGACGGAGCAGAGGGAGAGATCTCGGGCCACTACCACCCAAAGGCGGCGCTGCGCCTGCGCGGGCGCAGCCTGTCGCGCCCCGCGTTTCTACTTGATCAGGACCGGATCGTGATGCCCGCCTATGGCACCTATACCGGTGGCCTGCGCAGCGATGCGCCGGTACTGGCCCGGCTGATGCGCCCCGGGGCGCTGGCCATCGTCACCGGCCCCAGCCCAGTCGCGGTGCCGATGCCGCGCTAG
- a CDS encoding NAD(P)-dependent oxidoreductase, with protein sequence MIGVAGCGRMGAPMLAALRRAGFQAQGFDIRPSSDFPGTDHGITDGVAVFSQNLCTLITVVRDISQTEQVLFTDQKLIHAKHLDCVIICSTLSPRYVRDLRARVPDHIALIDAPMSGAQIAAQEARLSFMLGGEPADLDAAQPLFAAMGSHFHRMGPYGSGMQAKVLNNLLAAANTAMTRLVLDWADAAGLDEVALLRLIHTSSGQNWFASNFDQIEFARDGLSEDNTIGILVKDVESALDAAPPGTDTTLPRSVQAAIRSLRPRPSSV encoded by the coding sequence ATGATCGGGGTCGCGGGCTGTGGTCGCATGGGCGCGCCGATGCTGGCCGCCCTGCGACGCGCCGGGTTCCAGGCGCAGGGCTTTGATATCCGCCCCTCCAGCGATTTTCCCGGTACAGACCACGGAATTACCGATGGCGTAGCAGTTTTTTCGCAAAACCTGTGCACTCTCATCACCGTCGTCCGGGACATCTCGCAAACTGAGCAGGTATTATTCACGGACCAGAAACTCATCCACGCAAAACACCTCGATTGTGTCATCATCTGCTCCACCCTGTCACCCCGCTATGTGCGTGACCTGCGGGCGCGGGTGCCGGATCATATCGCCCTGATCGACGCGCCCATGTCCGGCGCCCAGATCGCGGCTCAGGAGGCGCGGCTGTCTTTCATGCTGGGTGGCGAACCTGCCGATCTCGACGCCGCCCAACCTCTCTTCGCGGCCATGGGCAGCCATTTCCACCGCATGGGCCCCTATGGGTCTGGCATGCAGGCCAAGGTACTCAACAATCTGCTCGCCGCGGCCAATACGGCCATGACACGGCTGGTGCTGGACTGGGCCGATGCCGCAGGCCTCGACGAGGTCGCGCTGCTCCGGCTCATCCACACCAGCTCGGGCCAGAACTGGTTCGCAAGCAACTTCGACCAGATCGAATTCGCCCGCGACGGGCTGAGCGAGGACAACACCATTGGCATCCTGGTCAAGGATGTCGAAAGCGCGCTCGATGCCGCGCCACCGGGCACCGACACCACCCTGCCCCGCAGCGTGCAGGCTGCGATCAGATCCCTGCGCCCCCGACCTTCTTCTGTTTGA
- a CDS encoding prepilin peptidase, translated as MALPAYAALWFLPFALPICLYVAYTDLAELKIRNHAVMALAGVFLAVGLIAYPPFTGEWASGRIGPVPMALPTYVWQLLHLPLILLVGIVLNAAGAMGAGDAKFLAAAAPFVWTADLILAMAILAASLLGAFTTHRIAKHSGLRRFAPNWKSWDSGKKFPMGLALGLWLVTYLALGAARGS; from the coding sequence ATGGCCCTCCCCGCTTATGCGGCATTGTGGTTCTTGCCCTTCGCACTGCCGATCTGCCTCTATGTCGCTTATACCGACCTCGCCGAACTGAAGATCCGCAACCACGCCGTCATGGCGCTGGCCGGGGTCTTCTTGGCGGTGGGGCTGATCGCCTATCCGCCGTTTACCGGCGAATGGGCATCGGGCCGGATCGGGCCGGTCCCGATGGCCCTGCCCACCTATGTCTGGCAATTGCTGCATCTGCCGCTGATCCTGCTGGTCGGGATCGTTCTGAACGCCGCCGGTGCCATGGGCGCGGGCGATGCCAAGTTCCTGGCGGCTGCCGCCCCCTTTGTCTGGACCGCCGATCTGATCCTGGCCATGGCGATCCTCGCCGCCAGCCTGCTGGGCGCCTTTACCACCCACCGCATCGCCAAACACAGCGGGCTAAGGCGCTTTGCCCCGAACTGGAAAAGCTGGGACAGTGGCAAGAAATTCCCCATGGGGCTGGCACTGGGCCTGTGGCTGGTCACCTATCTGGCACTTGGTGCGGCACGGGGCAGCTGA
- a CDS encoding tetratricopeptide repeat protein, protein MTSSAAPVRRPSLVLAWATVTAVTVASCTKSDDIALPDNPFPPGVDHRKQAVSGVEVGQRLMSAGEYELALDAFTRAALDEGMTTEILTGLGTANLGLGRLGQSETMLRRAVEEAPDWPEAWNNLGVLLMEKDEIAEATAVFRKAYALDNGESDSIRNNLRIALAKSENPVINTVQKEEFKLVQRGQGDFLIRKTP, encoded by the coding sequence ATGACATCATCGGCTGCGCCGGTCCGCCGGCCAAGTCTTGTGCTCGCATGGGCCACTGTCACCGCGGTGACGGTGGCCTCTTGCACGAAAAGCGACGATATCGCCCTGCCCGACAATCCGTTTCCTCCCGGCGTGGATCACCGCAAACAGGCGGTCAGCGGCGTCGAGGTGGGTCAACGTCTGATGTCGGCGGGCGAATACGAACTGGCGCTCGACGCCTTTACCCGCGCCGCTCTGGACGAGGGCATGACCACCGAAATCCTGACCGGCCTTGGCACCGCCAATCTGGGCCTGGGACGGCTGGGGCAGTCGGAAACCATGCTGCGCCGCGCGGTGGAAGAGGCACCCGACTGGCCCGAAGCCTGGAACAATCTGGGTGTTCTTCTGATGGAAAAGGACGAGATCGCCGAGGCGACAGCCGTCTTTCGCAAGGCCTATGCACTGGACAATGGCGAAAGTGACTCAATCCGGAACAATCTACGGATTGCACTCGCAAAATCGGAAAATCCTGTTATTAATACTGTACAAAAAGAAGAATTCAAATTGGTGCAGCGGGGACAAGGCGATTTCCTGATCCGCAAGACACCATAG
- a CDS encoding type II secretion system F family protein, whose amino-acid sequence MQLSAEPIIYGLIFVGVLVLVEGLYLVAFGKSISLNSRVNRRLEMLDKGTGREQVLEQLRKEMQQHMKSKSIPLYSLLAEKAQKAAIAFTPRQLIMIMFLLAGIAFVGLSIGTQTEVKLRAAISVAIGIAAVYLWVNQKAKKRLSLIEEQLPDSVELMVRSLRVGHPLVSAIQIVAKESEDPIATEFGIIADEAAYGREVGEALKEMAERLDMQDLRFLSVAVTIQQQSGGNLAEVLAGLAKVIRARFRLFRRVKAITAEAQWSGKFLSAFPLGALLFILVKDPNYYDGVMDHELFIPACFVVGVMLTMNLFVMRMLTNIKV is encoded by the coding sequence ATGCAACTCAGCGCCGAACCAATCATCTACGGCCTGATCTTCGTCGGGGTCCTGGTCCTGGTCGAGGGTCTCTATCTGGTCGCCTTCGGCAAATCCATCAGCCTCAACAGCCGGGTCAACCGCCGGCTGGAAATGCTGGACAAGGGCACCGGGCGCGAACAGGTGCTGGAGCAGCTCCGCAAGGAGATGCAGCAGCACATGAAGTCGAAGTCGATCCCGCTTTATTCGCTGCTGGCGGAAAAGGCGCAAAAGGCGGCCATCGCCTTTACGCCCCGGCAGCTGATCATGATCATGTTTCTGCTGGCGGGCATTGCCTTTGTGGGTCTCAGCATCGGCACCCAGACCGAAGTGAAACTGCGCGCCGCCATCTCGGTGGCGATCGGTATCGCCGCCGTCTATCTGTGGGTGAACCAGAAGGCCAAGAAACGCCTGAGTCTGATCGAAGAGCAGCTGCCTGACTCGGTCGAGCTGATGGTGCGTTCGCTCAGGGTCGGGCATCCGCTGGTCTCGGCCATCCAGATCGTGGCCAAGGAATCCGAGGATCCGATCGCCACCGAATTCGGCATCATCGCCGACGAGGCCGCCTATGGCCGCGAGGTGGGTGAGGCGCTCAAGGAAATGGCCGAGCGGCTGGATATGCAGGATTTGCGCTTTCTCTCGGTGGCGGTGACCATTCAGCAGCAATCGGGCGGTAATCTGGCCGAGGTCCTTGCCGGTCTGGCCAAGGTGATCCGCGCCCGGTTCCGCCTGTTCCGCCGGGTCAAGGCGATCACCGCCGAGGCGCAGTGGTCGGGCAAGTTCCTGTCCGCCTTCCCCCTTGGGGCGCTGCTCTTCATCCTGGTCAAGGACCCCAACTATTATGATGGTGTGATGGACCACGAGCTGTTCATCCCCGCCTGTTTCGTCGTCGGGGTCATGCTGACGATGAACCTGTTCGTCATGCGCATGCTGACCAACATCAAGGTCTGA
- a CDS encoding tetratricopeptide repeat protein — MRHFILIPVMLAGGLTLSACSDKADETVERAFQDVNVVDETNLNDVMLTVADPNEAVDYFQRASKDNPERVDLQRGLAKSLTRAHRNTEAVSAWNRVIGMKGATADDSVDLADALIRNNDWERAEQVLDSVPPTHESFKRYRLEAMVADSNKEWKNADTFYEIAVGLTTRPAGVMNNWGYSKLTRGDYAEAERLFGDAIRQDGNLFTAKNNLVLARSAQRNYTLPVVPMTQIERAQLLHTMALSAVKQGDVTTGKALLREAIDTHPQHFEDAVRSLRALETG, encoded by the coding sequence ATGCGCCACTTTATCCTGATTCCGGTCATGCTGGCAGGTGGCCTGACCTTATCGGCCTGTTCCGACAAAGCGGATGAGACGGTCGAACGCGCATTCCAGGACGTGAATGTTGTCGACGAAACCAACCTCAACGACGTGATGCTGACGGTGGCCGACCCCAACGAGGCGGTCGATTACTTCCAGCGGGCCTCAAAGGACAATCCCGAACGGGTCGACCTGCAGCGCGGTCTGGCCAAGTCGCTGACCCGGGCCCATCGCAACACCGAGGCGGTCTCGGCCTGGAACCGCGTAATCGGGATGAAGGGTGCCACCGCCGACGACTCTGTCGATCTGGCCGATGCACTGATCCGCAACAACGACTGGGAGCGGGCCGAACAGGTGCTGGATTCGGTGCCCCCCACCCACGAGTCCTTCAAACGCTATCGGCTCGAGGCGATGGTGGCGGATTCCAACAAGGAATGGAAAAACGCCGATACCTTCTATGAGATCGCCGTTGGCCTGACGACCCGGCCCGCTGGCGTGATGAACAACTGGGGCTATTCCAAGTTGACCCGCGGCGATTACGCCGAGGCCGAGCGCCTGTTCGGCGACGCGATCCGTCAGGATGGCAACCTGTTCACCGCCAAGAACAACCTGGTTCTGGCCCGCAGCGCGCAGCGCAACTATACGCTGCCCGTGGTGCCGATGACCCAGATCGAACGCGCCCAGCTGTTGCACACCATGGCGCTGTCGGCGGTCAAACAGGGCGACGTCACCACCGGCAAGGCGCTGTTGCGCGAAGCGATCGACACCCACCCGCAGCATTTCGAAGACGCGGTCCGCTCGCTCCGGGCACTGGAAACCGGCTGA
- a CDS encoding ligase-associated DNA damage response DEXH box helicase, with amino-acid sequence MPQLPALLTDWFTAKGWSVHPHQQAMFDRADRPATLLIAPTGGGKTMAGFLPTLAELAEGQHQGLHTLYVSPLKALAADIKRNLRTPVDEIGLAVRIEDRTGDTSATQKKRQRADPPHILLTTPESLALLTSYEDAPRMFAGLRRVVVDEIHALAESKRGDQLMLALARLQTLCPDLRRVGLSATVEDPQAIARFLARHPDPCEILLADPGPDPDIAMLETEEMPPWSGGGAAYAIPAVLEQIRRHKTTLIFHNTRAQAEIFFHNLWLANDEGLPIGIHHGSLDRAQRERVEAAMVRGELRAIVCTGSLDLGIDWGDVDLVIQIGAPKNVKRLVQRIGRANHRYNAPSKALLVPANRFEVVECIAALEAVRAHALDGDPRGPGPRDVLCQHILIAACSGPFDADALFAEMTSAGPYADLARSEFDACLDFCATGGYALRAYDRWQRLQQRPDGQWQLRDPRSAQRIRQNIGTIQDTDTLKVRLRRNRGGKPLGEVEEGFAASLTPGDTFLIGGQIVRYEGLREMVVEVSRRADKKPKIATFMGTKFATSTQLSARILDLFAQDHWPQLPRHTAEWLALQRQVSRLPERGRLLVESFPQDGREHLCVYGFAGRNAMQTLGLLLTKRMEETGLNPLGFVATDYAVLIWGLEATTDPVPLFEIDSLRAGLDQWLAGNAVMKRTFRASATIAGLIERNLGGQRKTGRQATFSSDILYDTLLKYDPDHLMMQITRAEAMRGLVDFGRIEEMIARVGTRIDLIRLDRVTPLAAPLFLEVGRVPVQGAAEERLLAEESARLLADAGLTA; translated from the coding sequence ATGCCGCAACTCCCCGCGCTCCTCACCGACTGGTTCACCGCCAAGGGCTGGTCCGTTCATCCCCATCAGCAGGCGATGTTTGATCGAGCCGACCGCCCCGCGACCCTGCTGATCGCGCCAACCGGTGGCGGCAAGACCATGGCCGGGTTTCTACCCACGCTGGCCGAGCTGGCAGAGGGACAGCATCAGGGCCTGCACACGCTCTATGTCTCCCCGCTCAAGGCGCTGGCCGCCGATATCAAGCGCAACCTGCGCACCCCGGTTGACGAGATCGGCCTGGCCGTCCGGATCGAGGATCGCACCGGCGATACCTCGGCCACGCAAAAGAAACGCCAACGCGCCGACCCGCCCCATATCCTGCTGACCACTCCGGAAAGCCTGGCGCTCCTGACCTCTTACGAGGATGCGCCGCGCATGTTCGCCGGGTTGCGCCGCGTGGTGGTCGACGAGATCCATGCGCTGGCCGAAAGCAAGCGCGGCGATCAGCTGATGCTGGCGCTGGCGCGGCTGCAAACGCTCTGCCCCGACCTGCGCCGGGTGGGCCTGTCGGCCACGGTCGAGGACCCGCAGGCCATCGCCCGCTTCCTCGCCCGTCACCCCGACCCTTGCGAGATCCTGCTGGCAGATCCCGGCCCCGATCCCGATATCGCCATGCTTGAGACCGAAGAGATGCCGCCCTGGTCGGGTGGTGGTGCCGCCTATGCCATCCCCGCCGTGCTGGAGCAGATCCGGCGGCACAAGACGACGCTGATCTTTCACAACACCCGCGCCCAGGCCGAGATCTTCTTTCACAACCTCTGGCTTGCCAACGACGAAGGGCTGCCCATCGGCATCCATCACGGCAGCCTCGACCGGGCTCAGCGCGAACGGGTCGAGGCGGCGATGGTGCGGGGCGAGCTGCGCGCCATCGTCTGCACCGGCAGTCTCGATCTGGGCATCGACTGGGGCGATGTCGATCTGGTGATCCAGATCGGTGCGCCAAAAAACGTCAAGCGGCTGGTGCAGCGGATCGGGCGGGCCAATCACCGCTATAACGCGCCCTCCAAGGCGCTGCTGGTTCCCGCCAACCGGTTCGAGGTGGTCGAATGCATCGCCGCTCTGGAAGCGGTGCGCGCCCATGCACTGGACGGCGATCCGCGCGGCCCCGGCCCGCGCGACGTGCTCTGCCAGCATATCCTGATCGCCGCCTGTTCCGGCCCGTTCGACGCCGATGCACTCTTTGCCGAGATGACCTCGGCGGGGCCTTATGCCGATCTTGCCCGATCCGAATTCGACGCTTGTCTCGATTTCTGTGCCACCGGCGGCTATGCGCTGCGCGCCTATGACCGCTGGCAGCGCCTGCAACAACGCCCGGACGGGCAATGGCAATTGCGCGACCCGCGCAGCGCCCAGCGGATCCGCCAGAATATCGGCACCATCCAGGACACCGACACGCTCAAGGTACGGCTTAGGCGCAATCGCGGCGGCAAGCCGTTGGGCGAGGTCGAGGAAGGGTTCGCCGCCTCGCTCACCCCCGGCGACACCTTTCTGATCGGCGGCCAGATCGTGCGCTACGAGGGCCTGCGCGAGATGGTGGTCGAGGTCAGCCGCCGCGCCGACAAGAAGCCCAAGATCGCCACCTTCATGGGCACCAAATTCGCCACCTCGACCCAGCTCAGCGCCCGCATCCTCGACCTGTTCGCGCAAGACCACTGGCCGCAGCTGCCGCGCCACACCGCCGAGTGGCTGGCCCTGCAACGCCAGGTCTCGCGCCTGCCCGAACGCGGGCGGCTGCTGGTCGAAAGCTTTCCCCAGGACGGGCGCGAGCATCTTTGCGTCTATGGTTTCGCCGGGCGCAACGCGATGCAGACGCTGGGCCTGTTGCTGACCAAACGGATGGAGGAAACGGGCCTGAACCCGCTGGGCTTTGTCGCCACCGATTATGCGGTCTTGATCTGGGGGCTTGAGGCAACGACCGATCCGGTGCCGCTGTTCGAAATCGACAGCCTGCGCGCCGGGCTGGACCAGTGGCTGGCCGGAAACGCGGTGATGAAACGCACCTTTCGCGCCTCGGCCACCATCGCCGGGCTGATCGAGCGCAATCTGGGCGGCCAGCGCAAGACCGGGCGGCAGGCGACCTTCAGCTCGGACATCCTCTATGACACCTTGCTGAAATACGACCCCGACCACCTGATGATGCAGATCACCCGGGCCGAGGCGATGCGCGGGCTGGTCGACTTCGGCCGCATCGAAGAAATGATCGCCAGGGTCGGTACCCGCATCGACCTGATCCGGCTGGACCGGGTGACGCCGCTGGCCGCGCCCTTGTTCCTGGAGGTCGGTCGGGTGCCGGTGCAGGGCGCCGCCGAGGAACGGCTGTTGGCCGAGGAAAGCGCCCGCCTGCTGGCCGACGCCGGGCTGACCGCCTGA
- a CDS encoding CpaF family protein — protein MFSRYKKTDKAMPVAAMAAKKAETPAAAVEPVASASLRRPAQKQAAEVVPQDRDRKRKERLSELKIELHRDLLENLNLSALEHAAEAELRAEITAITSEVLETKGVVLNREDRMQLNKELYDEVTGLGPLETLLQDDTVNDILVNGPQQIFVERAGKLQLTDITFKDERHLLRIIDKIVSAVGRRVDESNPYVDARLADGSRFNAMVPPIAVDGSLVSIRKFKKDKLGIDDLVKFGAFTEEMAAYLQAAVATRLNVIVSGGTGSGKTTTLNALSSFIDNAERILTIEDTAELQLQQVHVGRMESRPPNVEGKGEVSPRDCLKNALRMRPDRIIVGETRGEEVIDMLQAMNTGHDGSMTTIHANSARDGVSRLENMIAMAGIEMPIKAVRSQIASAVNLIVQASRLQDGSRRMTSITEITGMEGDVISMQEIFRYQRVGLTPDNKIIGHFTATGVRSHFSERFRMWGYDLPPSIYEPTTM, from the coding sequence GTGTTTTCGAGATATAAAAAGACCGACAAGGCCATGCCGGTCGCCGCCATGGCCGCCAAGAAAGCCGAAACGCCCGCCGCGGCGGTTGAACCCGTCGCCTCGGCCAGCCTGCGCAGGCCGGCCCAGAAGCAAGCCGCCGAGGTGGTGCCGCAGGACCGCGACCGCAAGCGCAAGGAGCGGTTGAGCGAGCTCAAGATCGAGCTGCACCGCGACCTGCTGGAAAACCTCAACCTTTCGGCGCTGGAACATGCCGCCGAGGCAGAGCTGCGCGCCGAGATCACCGCGATCACCAGCGAAGTTCTGGAAACCAAGGGTGTGGTGCTGAACCGCGAGGACCGCATGCAGCTCAACAAGGAGCTGTATGACGAGGTCACCGGTCTGGGACCGCTGGAAACCCTGCTTCAGGACGATACGGTCAACGATATCCTGGTGAACGGGCCGCAGCAGATCTTTGTCGAACGCGCCGGCAAGCTGCAACTGACCGACATCACCTTCAAGGACGAGCGCCACCTGCTGCGGATCATCGACAAGATCGTCAGCGCGGTCGGCCGGCGTGTCGATGAATCGAACCCCTATGTCGACGCCCGCCTCGCCGATGGCTCGCGTTTCAACGCGATGGTGCCGCCGATCGCGGTGGACGGCTCGCTGGTGTCGATCCGGAAATTCAAAAAGGACAAGCTGGGTATCGACGACCTGGTGAAATTCGGCGCGTTTACCGAGGAGATGGCCGCCTATCTTCAGGCCGCCGTCGCCACCCGGCTGAACGTGATCGTCTCTGGCGGTACCGGCTCGGGCAAGACCACAACGCTGAACGCGCTGTCGAGTTTCATCGACAATGCCGAACGCATCCTGACGATCGAGGATACGGCGGAACTCCAGCTGCAACAGGTCCATGTGGGACGGATGGAAAGCCGCCCGCCCAACGTCGAGGGCAAGGGCGAGGTTTCCCCCCGCGACTGTCTGAAGAACGCGCTGCGGATGCGCCCCGACCGCATCATCGTCGGCGAGACGCGCGGCGAGGAAGTCATCGACATGCTGCAGGCCATGAATACCGGCCATGACGGGTCGATGACCACGATCCACGCCAACTCTGCCCGCGACGGGGTCAGCCGCCTGGAAAACATGATCGCCATGGCCGGGATCGAGATGCCGATCAAGGCCGTGCGCAGCCAGATCGCCAGCGCCGTCAACCTGATCGTGCAGGCCAGCCGTCTTCAGGACGGCAGCCGCCGCATGACCTCGATCACCGAGATCACGGGGATGGAGGGCGACGTCATCTCGATGCAGGAAATCTTCCGCTATCAGCGGGTGGGCCTGACCCCCGACAACAAGATCATCGGCCATTTCACCGCCACCGGCGTGCGCAGCCATTTCTCGGAACGGTTCCGCATGTGGGGCTATGACCTGCCGCCGTCGATCTATGAACCGACCACGATGTAA